The following nucleotide sequence is from Candidatus Cetobacterium colombiensis.
ATTTATAACTTTACCATCTGTTTTTAGTAATATGGCTGGTGGAAAAATTTTAGGAATAATATTTTTCTTAAGTGTTATATTTGCTGCAGTATCATCAGCTATAAATCAGTTAGAGGTTCCAGTTGAAGCTGTGATGGAAAAGTTTAATTTCTCTAGAGTAAAGGCCAGTGTTATTGTTGGAGGAGTACTTTTTCTAGCGGGATTACCACTAGATTTAAATATGAATCTATTTGGAACTTTTGCAGATTTAATGACAATCTATTTGATTCCATTAGGTGCAATTATAATTTTAGGATTTTACTTCTATGGAATTGATTCTAAAGCTATTGAGTATGAAATAGATTTAGGAGCTAAACATAAAGTTGGAAAGTATATAATAAAAATAGGAAGATACATATTTGTTCCTGGAGTTTTAATAATTTTAATACTAGGTGTACTTTATGGAGGAATAGGGTAAGAAATAGTATTAAAAAAGGCAAGGTGTAATCCTTGCCATAGGTTAGGTGTCCAGTCTAACCTTGCAGTTTTCTCTTTGTTCTAGTAAGTATATCTAGCTACTAAAATGAAAACTATTAACATATAAATTTTTATCATTGAATAAACCTCCTTTCTATGAAAGGGCTAATTTTCCAAAGAGTAAAACCGCTTTAATAGTATAGCACTAAATACAAAAAATAAAAAGAGGATAACTGGACTTGTTATCCTCTTTTTGGTTTACTCAATTAATTTATATGTTAAGAAATTATACCTTTTATTTTTGAAAATGTCAATATCTATAAAATTTATCACGGTATATTTTAATAAATATAGCTGCTTCTACAGTCCATTGTAAAGATGTAATCCACCAAAAGTATGTAACTGGCATTCTTTTTAAATAGATAAAGTAATACATTAAAGGAAGTCTAATACACCAGTTACAGAATAAAACAATTCTAAATGGAGTCTTTGTGTCTCCCATTCCCTTTAAAGCACCAGAAAGTACCATATCTATAGCAGTTGGAATCTGTTGAATAGAACCAATCATAAGACAAGCAGCTCCAAGGGCGATAACTTCAATTTCATCACTTTTTATAAACAGTCGCACTAAATTTTCTGAAAAAAATAGAAAAATCAAAGAGAAAAATCCCATTACAATAGAAGCTAAAAGTAGTGATGTATTAGCGTATTCACGAGCACTTTTAATATCTTTTTCGCCGATACTGTGTCCCACAAGGGAAACAGCTGATATTGCAAATCCCCACCCAGGCATAAAAGATATACTCTCAATTGTAACTGAAATCTGGTTTGCAGAAAATGCTAAACTTCCAAGTTTCATAACCATCATAACACTTAAAAGTCTTACAATACTAAAGGCAGCTTCTTGAAGACCAGATGGAATAGCTAAATCTAAAAGCTCTTTTAAATAACTTAAGTCAATGCCTCCTTTTAGAGATATTTTAAATGGTAACTTTTTAAGCTGACTTAAAATAAATAAAAAAGCAAATATATTACCAGTGGTAGTGGCAATGGCAGCTCCTTCAACCCCTAATTCAGGAAAACCAAATTTACCAAAGATAAGAACATAGTCTAAAGAAAGGTTTACAATATTTAAAATAGCAGCTCCATAAAGGGGAGTTTTTGTATTTTTACATCCACGAAAAACTCCATTTAAAAGATTTGTAATCATATTGAAAAATAAACCAATAGAACAGATTCTCATATATTTATAACCTAAATTTAAAACATCTCCCTTAGCTCCAGCAATACCAAGAATATTTTTTGAGAAAATAAAGAAGATTAGAAAAACTACAACTGCAATGATACCCCCAATTTTAACACCTAAATCTCCCATCTCCTCAGCTTTTTGACTCTCTTTTGCCCCAAGACAACGAGCCACTATAGAAGTTATAGAGATTGAAAGCCCCATACCTATTAGGATGTTAATAAAGGTATACATAATTTCAGAACTAAAGCCAACTGCTGAAACAGATATTTGACCACCGTATTGTCCAACCATCAGTGTGTCAAAAACCCAGATAAGCATATAAAGAATCATCTCTCCAACAGCAGGAATAGCCAATTTTATAATCTCTTTTGACCGATTTAAAAACTCACTTTTTATCATAACTCACGCCCCTCATTTAAAGTTTCTAAATTCTATCACAAAGGGATTAAAGAAGTCAAAAGTTAGATTTTTTATTTTTCGTAGTGAAGTTTCATACCATCATAAGCTACAGATATATTAAAGTTTAAAAGTTTCATAAGCTCTCTTATCTCTTGGTGAGTTTTTTTAGGATCATGACCAAAATGAGTTACTGTTATAGGTGTTTTTTCATCAATACATTTAAACTCTTGAAGCTGATTTAAAACTTTATTTAAACTTAAAATATCTAGATGATCTGAATTGTCCTTTTGAAAATCTAGGAAAGTACACTCAATAATAATATCATCAAATTTAAAATCTTTTAAAAATTGGAATGTATGATCAGGATAAACTCCTGTATCAGAAGCATGAAGTCTAGTTAATCCATCTTTTCTTATAACGAAATTAGTTCCTCTTTCTCCAACGTTTAACCCTGTGTGCTTAGCTTCAATGGGTATAATTTCAAACTCGTCAATGGCAAAAGGTTTGTGATACTCCATTGGAACAATATTTAAATGTCCAATTTTCTCTTTAAGATTCTCTTGATGTTTTGGTTTAATTCCAACTTTAATCTGCTCTTTTAACCAATTTTCAGATGATTTATTAACATATATATCCATTGGATTTTTAATTTTAATGAGCTCTTGAATATCTAAATGATCATTGTGAGTATGAGACAAAACAACACCTTTAATTTTAGTAAAATCAATTTCATTTTCTAAAATTTGTGTTCTAATGTCAGGGGAAAAATCTAATAAAATTTTTTCTCCTAATAAAAATGTGGATCTTTTTCTAATGTTTTTACCTTTAAATTTTCTTAGAAAGTTACAGTAGTTGCAAGAACAAAAAACATCAGGCAATCCGTTGGCAGAACCTGTTCCTAAAAAAATAGTTTTCATAGTTAACTCCTTTCAGTATAAGTTTTAAGTAACGACCCTAGACGCTCTACAGCAACAGAAATAATCATTAAAACAATTAAAGCAGTTCCAGCAGCGTTAAAGTCATAAGATTTTATAAATTTAGAGACAATGTATCCAATCCCCCCAGCTCCAACCACTCCTATAATAGATGATTGAGCCATATTAGATTCAAATCTCAAAGCTGTCCAACCAGTTACAACTCTTTTTATATTGGGAAAAATTGCTGCTTTCATAACGTTTAGCCAAGAAGCACCAGTAGCTCTAATAGCTAAAATGCTCTCTTCTCCTAAATCTTCAATAGATTGAAAGAACGCTTTAGTTAAATACGCCACTGTATGAACAGAAAGACCTAAAATTCCAGAAAAAGGCCCTAGACCAACAGATGAAACGAAAATTACAGCCCAAATTAAAGATGGAACAGCTCTAACAAAAGAGATGTAAGATTTAATTGCTAAAGACAAAGGTTTCCAAGGAGTTGTATTGGCAGCAGTTAAAAAAGCCAGTGGTAAAGAAAAAACAACTCCAACTAATGTGGCCATAAAGGCTATTTCAAAAGATTCCCAAACTGCAATTAAAACAAATTTAAATACAGATGTGTCAGGCTTTCCAAACTCCAATAAAATATTTCCAAGTTTTCCCATCCCTCTCATAACTCTTCCAAAGTCTAAGTTTAATTTGAAAAAAGAAAGTATAAAAAGAATAGTAATCCCCAGCATAATTCTATTTAAAAACTTATCATCTTTATGATTTTTTATTTTCATTTAAATAATCCTCTTTCTTAAAATATTTGATATTATTTCAGTGACTATAGCACAAGTGACAATTAAAACAATTCCCATAGCTGCAGTGTTGTATTTCATTAAACTTAAATTGTTACTGATATACATACCGATTCCTCCAGCACCAACTAACCCTATTACAGCTGAAGATCTAATATTACTTTCTAAAGAGTAAATAGTCCAAGAGATAAACCCAGGGATAGCTTGTGGCACAGCACCAAATCTAATAACTTGAAGGTGAGACATTCCAGTAGCTTTTAATGAACTTAAGAGTTCTAAATCCACTTCATCGATAGTTTCGTAGTAAAAACGAGTCATATCTCCAATATTTCCAACAGTTAAGGCAATGATTCCAGTGGTGATTCCAACACCAAAAGCTGGAACAAACATAAGAGCCCATATTATATTTGGGATATTTCTTAAAATTGTAGCAAAACTTTTAACTATATTTCTAACCCATTTAAAATGCATAGTTTTTTCAGAGCATAAAAACCCTAAACATAGAGATATAATAGATGAAAAAACTAAGGACACAATGGCCACACAAAAAGTATCTAAAAGGGGAGTTAGATAGTTGTTGTAACTTCCCCAGTTTATAGGTAGCATCTCTTCAGATATAAAAAATAGTGCAGAGGGTAGTTCACTTAAAAAAGATAAAAAAGTAAACTCCAATCTATAAGCTATAAACAGATATATTATAGATATTAATCCCAATGCAAACACATCATTTTTATTAAATGTTTTTACCATAGATTTCACTGATCATCTCCTCTGTTAATTTTTCTGGTGAATCATCAAAGACAACAACACCTTTTTTCATTCCAATAATTCTAGTGGCATATGCTTTAGCAAATTCAACTTGATGAAGATTTACAATACAAGTGATATTATCTTCAAGACAGATATTCTTTAAAGTATCCATAACAATTTCAGAGGACTTTGGATCTAAACTAGCAATAGGTTCATCAGCTAAAATTAGTTTTGGATTTTGTGCAAGAGCTCTAGAGATTCCAACTCTTTGTTTTTGTCCACCACTAAGCTCAGAAGCTTTTTTGTAGCAGTGTTCATCTAGTCCTAGTCTTTTTAAAATATTAAAAGCTTTAGCTTTATCTTGTTCAGAATAAAGTTCAAAGAAACCTTTAAAATCAGACATATAACCAAGTCTTCCGTGAAGAACATTTTGCATTACAGAGAGTCTTTCAATTAAGTTGTAATGTTGAAATATCATTCCAATTTCCCTTCTAACTTTTCTCAGTTTCCCCCCAGAAAGTTTAG
It contains:
- a CDS encoding MATE family efflux transporter, yielding MIKSEFLNRSKEIIKLAIPAVGEMILYMLIWVFDTLMVGQYGGQISVSAVGFSSEIMYTFINILIGMGLSISITSIVARCLGAKESQKAEEMGDLGVKIGGIIAVVVFLIFFIFSKNILGIAGAKGDVLNLGYKYMRICSIGLFFNMITNLLNGVFRGCKNTKTPLYGAAILNIVNLSLDYVLIFGKFGFPELGVEGAAIATTTGNIFAFLFILSQLKKLPFKISLKGGIDLSYLKELLDLAIPSGLQEAAFSIVRLLSVMMVMKLGSLAFSANQISVTIESISFMPGWGFAISAVSLVGHSIGEKDIKSAREYANTSLLLASIVMGFFSLIFLFFSENLVRLFIKSDEIEVIALGAACLMIGSIQQIPTAIDMVLSGALKGMGDTKTPFRIVLFCNWCIRLPLMYYFIYLKRMPVTYFWWITSLQWTVEAAIFIKIYRDKFYRY
- a CDS encoding MBL fold metallo-hydrolase, translating into MKTIFLGTGSANGLPDVFCSCNYCNFLRKFKGKNIRKRSTFLLGEKILLDFSPDIRTQILENEIDFTKIKGVVLSHTHNDHLDIQELIKIKNPMDIYVNKSSENWLKEQIKVGIKPKHQENLKEKIGHLNIVPMEYHKPFAIDEFEIIPIEAKHTGLNVGERGTNFVIRKDGLTRLHASDTGVYPDHTFQFLKDFKFDDIIIECTFLDFQKDNSDHLDILSLNKVLNQLQEFKCIDEKTPITVTHFGHDPKKTHQEIRELMKLLNFNISVAYDGMKLHYEK
- the phnE gene encoding phosphonate ABC transporter, permease protein PhnE, translating into MKIKNHKDDKFLNRIMLGITILFILSFFKLNLDFGRVMRGMGKLGNILLEFGKPDTSVFKFVLIAVWESFEIAFMATLVGVVFSLPLAFLTAANTTPWKPLSLAIKSYISFVRAVPSLIWAVIFVSSVGLGPFSGILGLSVHTVAYLTKAFFQSIEDLGEESILAIRATGASWLNVMKAAIFPNIKRVVTGWTALRFESNMAQSSIIGVVGAGGIGYIVSKFIKSYDFNAAGTALIVLMIISVAVERLGSLLKTYTERS
- the phnE gene encoding phosphonate ABC transporter, permease protein PhnE, whose translation is MVKTFNKNDVFALGLISIIYLFIAYRLEFTFLSFLSELPSALFFISEEMLPINWGSYNNYLTPLLDTFCVAIVSLVFSSIISLCLGFLCSEKTMHFKWVRNIVKSFATILRNIPNIIWALMFVPAFGVGITTGIIALTVGNIGDMTRFYYETIDEVDLELLSSLKATGMSHLQVIRFGAVPQAIPGFISWTIYSLESNIRSSAVIGLVGAGGIGMYISNNLSLMKYNTAAMGIVLIVTCAIVTEIISNILRKRII
- the phnC gene encoding phosphonate ABC transporter ATP-binding protein, which translates into the protein MDYIVNIKNGIKNYDNFLALKNINLSIKKGEFVAIIGSSGAGKSTLLRSINAMNPLTSGNMIFDGEDISKLSGGKLRKVRREIGMIFQHYNLIERLSVMQNVLHGRLGYMSDFKGFFELYSEQDKAKAFNILKRLGLDEHCYKKASELSGGQKQRVGISRALAQNPKLILADEPIASLDPKSSEIVMDTLKNICLEDNITCIVNLHQVEFAKAYATRIIGMKKGVVVFDDSPEKLTEEMISEIYGKNI